In Terriglobales bacterium, one DNA window encodes the following:
- a CDS encoding BON domain-containing protein, translating to MKAKSRFVLALFLALGIGVACNRAPNDAQVANQVQQKIAADGNVQNKQIGVQSANGVVTLSGTVASEMERSAAANDAAQVAGVKTVVNNLELSPATTAQSMPPAAEPPAAASVPTRRREAPPRRTRTAASGNNAPASTYAAPAGDMASSNARSAPAAPAAPRVVTVPEGTIVAIRLVDPINTAQAHAGDTFRATVSSPVMVGDETVIPADADVEGQIVNAASAGHFTGQSALALTLSRLRMGGKTYTLRTNQYDKQGSSRGKRTAATVGGGAALGAIIGGIAGGGKGAAIGAGVGAGAGTGVQAATKGQQIELPSETVLNFRLESALNVTPAATSDRNAGRQRVDQ from the coding sequence ATGAAGGCGAAATCTCGTTTCGTACTGGCATTATTCCTCGCGCTTGGAATTGGCGTGGCCTGCAACCGCGCCCCCAACGACGCGCAGGTTGCCAACCAGGTACAGCAGAAGATCGCGGCGGATGGAAACGTGCAGAACAAGCAGATCGGCGTGCAGTCCGCCAATGGCGTGGTCACGTTATCAGGCACGGTGGCAAGCGAGATGGAACGCAGCGCCGCAGCCAACGATGCGGCGCAGGTCGCGGGCGTGAAGACGGTGGTGAACAACCTGGAACTGTCCCCGGCGACGACGGCTCAGTCGATGCCTCCGGCGGCGGAACCGCCGGCTGCGGCCAGCGTGCCGACACGCCGTCGTGAAGCGCCGCCACGCAGAACGCGCACGGCTGCTTCCGGCAACAATGCTCCGGCGAGCACCTACGCTGCCCCGGCCGGCGACATGGCGTCGTCAAACGCGAGATCGGCGCCGGCGGCTCCAGCAGCGCCGCGCGTGGTCACGGTGCCGGAGGGAACGATTGTGGCCATCCGATTGGTGGATCCGATCAACACCGCGCAAGCCCACGCGGGCGATACCTTCCGGGCAACCGTGTCATCGCCGGTGATGGTCGGAGATGAGACGGTGATTCCGGCGGACGCGGATGTGGAGGGGCAAATCGTCAATGCGGCGAGCGCGGGCCATTTCACGGGACAATCGGCGCTGGCGTTGACCCTGAGCCGGTTGCGCATGGGCGGCAAGACATACACGCTGCGCACCAACCAATACGACAAGCAGGGGTCGTCGCGAGGGAAGAGAACGGCGGCCACGGTGGGCGGCGGCGCCGCCCTGGGCGCGATCATCGGCGGAATTGCCGGCGGCGGGAAGGGAGCGGCAATCGGAGCCGGCGTGGGCGCGGGCGCGGGAACCGGAGTGCAGGCGGCGACGAAGGGCCAGCAAATCGAGCTGCCGTCGGAGACGGTGTTGAACTTCCGGCTGGAAAGCGCGCTGAATGTGACGCCGGCAGCGACGTCGGACAGGAATGCAGGAAGACAACGCGTGGACCAGTGA